A single Thunnus thynnus chromosome 6, fThuThy2.1, whole genome shotgun sequence DNA region contains:
- the dnajc5ab gene encoding dnaJ homolog subfamily C member 5, producing the protein MEQQRQRALSTSGESLYAVLGVDKNATTEDIKKCYRKLALKFHPDKNPDNPDAAEKFKEINNAHSILVDATKKNIYDKYGSLGLYVAEQFGEENVNTYFVLSSWWAKALFVFCCLSTGCYFCCCLCCCCNCCCGKCKPRPPMDQEPEFYVSPEDLEAQMTADERDGSEPIVMQPSSATETTQLTSDAHQSYRTEAY; encoded by the exons AtggagcagcagagacagagggcTCTCTCCACATCAGGAGAATCGCTGTACGCCGTGCTGGGAGTCGACAAGAACGCCACGACAGAGGACATCAAGAAATGTTACAG GAAACTGGCGTTGAAGTTTCACCCAGATAAGAACCCGGACAACCCAGACGCAGCTGAAAAGTTCAAGGAAATCAACAACGCCCACTCCATCCTGGTCGACGCCACCAAGAAGAACATCTACGACAAATACGGCTCGCTGGGTCTCTACGTCGCAGAACAGTTCGGAGAGGAGAACGTCAACACCTACTTCGTTCTGTCCAGCTGGTGGGCGAAG GCTTTGTTCGTCTTCTGCTGCCTTTCCACAGGCTGCTATTTCTGCTGTTGcctgtgttgctgctgtaactGTTGCTGCGGTAAATGTAAACCTCGGCCGCCCATGGACCAGGAGCCCGAGTTCTACGTGTCCCCCGAGGACCTGGAGGCCCAGATGACCGCTGACGAGAGAG ATGGCAGTGAGCCCATCGTGATGCAGCCATCCTCCGCCACAGAAACCACCCAGCTCACCTCCGATGCCCACCAAAGCTACAGGACCGAAGCAtactag